From a region of the Salvelinus fontinalis isolate EN_2023a chromosome 13, ASM2944872v1, whole genome shotgun sequence genome:
- the LOC129868549 gene encoding RING finger protein 214-like: MDDIDWGLALEEDMARETSATGNPEQQYNPWSNQSNPWSEPGYTSESVGELDKLASGDGHHVNHKKKQEGQGVQTDAWTADKDVNTDLDWESLMRSVDEYSTHLAMQYEELMKHQEEDEADHGSQVDSLVQKKDEGVHQQQALMDKIESLHVKLQLNCCKTTRKNFAVKKQELSVEKSKMEEERNRLSQELEETTRKLALLIEEQNQEKLMWERELADLNTEMERLQEESEETTQRALQEEIAALQMQRDVTMSEVDDWLKEADQYINTLGLDPSQQQNMHHRLDWENNVAVVHSSLVGLQNQFKDYLHLLQQGQPMESLPGITLPPLPQVPMMGPPKAMGKTFPPQQHHHAAFTAPARVTPPPAPSSTPPASALAQHPAAPPVSQSTTTMAYAQSLPSNNPPAAGKLDNLLKRLGDRFPQCNRTQLMSVLQQIKNSRGTMAGMSIDDVTKQVAQRLAQNEKPAPGPIRPPSADRGVPGHPGPIQRPPGPIQRPTHPPQRPAVAQVFQTRPPQPVAVSNRKLCLMCQKHLEADSQHPMSCAHTVHKDCISVWLQSSKYNACPFCPAK, encoded by the exons ATGGACGACATCGACTGGGGATTGGCGCTGGAGGAGGACATGGCGCG CGAAACCTCGGCCACGGGAAACCCTGAGCAGCAATACAACCCCTGGTCCAACCAGTCCAACCCCTGGTCCGAGCCTGGCTACACCTCGGAATCTGTAGGGGAGCTGGACAAGCTGGCCTCGGGAGATGGACACCATGTCAATCACAAGAAGAAGCAGGAGGGCCAAGGCGTTCAG ACAGACGCCTGGACAGCAGACAAAGATGTTAACACAGATCTGGATTGGGAGTCACTGATG cggtCAGTGGATGAGTACAGCACCCACCTGGCCATGCAGTATGAGGAGCTGATGAAGCACCAGGAGGAGGATGAGGCTGATCATGGCAGCCAAGTAGACAGCCTGGTGCAGAAGAAGGATGAGGGGGTCCACCAGCAGCAg GCGCTGATGGACAAAATTGAGTCCCTGCATGTGAAGCTTCAGCTGAACTGCTGCAAGACCACCCGCAAGAACTTTGCGGTCAAGAAGCAGGAGCTCAGCGTGGAGAAAAGCaaaatggaggaggagaggaacag ACTGTCTCAGGAGCTGGAGGAGACCACCAGGAAGCTGGCTTTGCTGATAGAAGAGCAGAACCAGGAGAA GCTGATGTGGGAGCGGGAGCTAGCAGACCTGAACACTGAGATGGAGCGTCTacaggaggagtcagaggagaccacACAGAGAGCTCTACAGGAGGAG ATTGCAGCTCTGCAAATGCAGAGAGATGTGACCATGTCTGAGGTGGACGactggctgaaagaggctgacCAATATATAAACACACTTGG ATTAGACCCCTCCCAACAGCAGAACATGCACCACAGGCTGGACTGGGAGAATAATGTGGCTGTGGTTCACAGCAGTTTGGTGGGACTACAG aaTCAGTTCAAGGATTACCTTCACTTGCTGCAACAGGGCCAACCAATGGAAAGCCTCCCTGGAATCACATTACCACCCTTACCCCAGGTCCccatg ATGGGCCCTCCTAAAGCCATGGGGAAGACCTTCCCACCCCAGCAGCACCACCATGCTGCTTTCACAGCCCCAGCCAGAGTAACCCCCCCACCTgccccctcctccactccccctgCCTCCGCTCTAGCCCAACACCCAGCCGCCCCACCTGTCTCCCAGTCCACCACTACCATGGCCTACGCCCAGTCCCTGCCCTCCAATAACCCCCCCGCTGCTGGCAAACTGGACAATCTGCTGAAGAGACTGGGAGACAGATTTCCACAGTGCAACAG aaccCAGCTTATGTCAGTTCTGCAGCAGATTAAGAATTCTCGGGGCACCATGGCTGGCATGTCTATTGATGACGTCACAAAGCAGGTGGCACAGAGACTGGCACAAAATGAGAAACCG GCTCCAGGGCCTATCAGGCCTCCCTCTGCAGACAGGGGCGTTCCTGGCCACCCAGGCCCAATCCAGCGCCCTCCAGGCCCCATCCAGAGGCCCACACATCCCCCTCAGAGACCTGCAGTGGCCCAGGTCTTCCAGACCAGGCCCCCACAG CCTGTGGCTGTCAGTAATCGTAAGCTGTGCTTGATGTGCCAGAAACACTTGGAAGCAGACAGCCAGCACCCCATGAGCTgcgcacacactgtacataaggAT TGCATCAGCGTCTGGCTGCAGTCGAGCAAGTACAATGCCTGTCCCTTCTGTCCAGCAAAGTGA
- the LOC129868556 gene encoding transgelin-2-like, translated as MANKGPSYGLSREVQSKIDKKYDQDLEERLTEWIIAQCGAGVGQPEAGKTGWQNWLKDGCVLCELINSLSSGNKPIRKIQSSGMAFKQMEQISQFLNAAEKYGITKTDMFQTVDLWEGKDLAAVQRTLMALGNLAVTRDDGTYRGDPNWFHKKSMENRRDFSEDQLNEGKSVIGLQMGTNKGASQAGMTGYGRPRQILNNNP; from the exons ATGGCAAACAAAGGTCCCTCCTACGGTCTGAGCCGTGAGGTGCAGAGTAAGATCGATAAAAAGTATGACCAGGATCTGGAGGAGAGGCTGACCGAGTGGATCATCGCCCAGTGTGGAGCTGGAGTGGGCCAACCCGAGGCAGGCAAGACCGGCTGGCAAAACTGGCTCAAGGACGGATGT gtACTGTGTGAGCTGATAAACAGCCTGTCCAGTGGGAACAAGCCCATCAGGAAGATCCAGAGCTCAGGCATGGCCTTCAAACAGATGGAGCAGATCTCCCAGTTCCTCAACGCGGCTGAGAAGTACGGCATCACCAAGACCGACATGTTCCAGACAGTCGACCTCTGGGAGG GGAAAGACCTGGCTGCTGTCCAGAGGACCCTGATGGCCCTGGGAAACCTGGCTGTCACCAGGGACGATGGGACTTACCGTGGCGACCCCAACTGGTTCCATAA GAAATCGATGGAGAACAGACGTGATTTCTCAGAGGACCAGCTGAATGAGGGCAAGAGCGTCATCGGCCTGCAGATGGGCACCAATAAGGGGGCCTCTCAGGCTGGCATGACAGGGTATGGGCGGCCCAGGCAGATCCTAAACAACAACCCCTAA